In the Sphaerodactylus townsendi isolate TG3544 linkage group LG10, MPM_Stown_v2.3, whole genome shotgun sequence genome, one interval contains:
- the LOC125439929 gene encoding estradiol 17-beta-dehydrogenase 11-like, which translates to MHVLLCVVMMVPIALYHYVQELVKLFIPKKKKSLTGEIVLITGAAHGLGREMACAFSKHQCKLVLWDINKQGIEETAEECRKLGAVVHTYVVDCRKREDIYRTAAKVKKDIGDISILINNAGVIATGHLLSIKDEQIQSMFEVNALAHYWTVKAFLPAMLERNHGHIVTVASCAGFAAVPFMVTYASSKHSAIGFHRSLTEELYWLRKDGIKTSCLCPFFINTGFVKDTPTRTFPLLETEHVVNKLMDGILTDQKMIVVPQGFKFFFSIERLLPESVLRFCERAETEWVNKHRNQYQRNNQIS; encoded by the exons ATGCATGTTCTATTATGTGTTGTTATGATGGTTCCAATTGCGTTATATCATTATGTGCAGGAGCTGGTGAAACTTTTCATTCCGAAAAAGAAAAAATCTCTGACCGGAGAGATTGTTCTGATCACTGGAGCTGCCCATGGACTTGGAAGGGAAATGGCTTGTGCATTTTCCAAGCACCAATGCAAACTGGTTCTCTGGGACATCAATAAG CAGGGTATTGAGGAAACGGCAGAGGAATGCAGAAAGCTGGGTGCTGTGGTTCATACGTACGTGGTGGATTGCAGGAAAAGGGAGGATATCTACAGAACTGCAGCTAAG GTGAAAAAAGACATTGGGGACATCAGTATCTTAATTAATAATGCCGGAGTGATAGCTACAGGACATCTTCTTTCAATCAAGGATGAACAGATCCAGAGCATGTTTGAAGTTAACGCTCTTGCTCATTACTGG ACAGTGAAAGCATTCCTGCCAGCGATGTTGGAGAGGAACCACGGCCATATTGTCACAGTTGCTTCATGTGCTGGTTTTGCGGCTGTGCCTTTCATGGTGACTTATGC CTCATCCAAACATAGTGCTATTGGATTTCATAGGTCTCTGACAGAAGAACTGTATTGGTTGCGAAAAGATGGAATCAAAACATCATGTCTGTGCCCCTTTTTTATTAACACTGGTTTTGTGAAGGATACACCTACACG AACTTTTCCCCTTTTGGAAACTGAGCACGTTGTCAATAAACTGATGGATGGAATACTGACAGATCAGAAAATGATTGTCGTTCCACAAGGGTTTAAATTCTTTTTCTCAATAGAAAG ACTTCTGCCAGAAAGTGTTTTACGATTTTGTGAAAGGGCTGAAACAGAGTGggttaataaacacagaaatcaGTACCAAAGGAATAATCAAATTAGCTGA